A part of Vallitalea longa genomic DNA contains:
- a CDS encoding DUF6106 family protein — MGDIFNEQLVAKSNSLKDNIIRVAIIIGGILLIMVSSMVPFLVSFLVPIAVVIIIGAVFLMRRLNIEFEYVFTSGDLDIDKIFNKNKRKKFLTIDVRNIEIMAPVDSKDHASELSNYEKVVDCSSGMKKNNTYAAMIVKDGKKLKLIIEPNEKMMKAIKKYIPRKVMQY; from the coding sequence ATGGGTGATATATTTAATGAACAACTAGTTGCAAAAAGTAATTCTCTAAAAGATAATATAATTAGAGTAGCGATTATTATTGGTGGTATATTATTAATTATGGTATCTTCAATGGTGCCTTTTTTAGTAAGTTTTCTTGTTCCTATAGCAGTTGTTATAATAATTGGTGCTGTTTTCTTAATGAGAAGACTAAATATTGAATTTGAATATGTTTTTACAAGTGGAGATTTAGATATTGATAAAATATTTAATAAGAATAAGAGAAAGAAATTTTTAACTATAGATGTTAGAAATATTGAGATAATGGCACCAGTAGATAGTAAAGATCACGCCAGCGAATTATCTAATTATGAGAAAGTTGTAGATTGCAGTAGCGGTATGAAAAAGAATAATACTTACGCAGCAATGATAGTAAAAGATGGGAAAAAGCTAAAATTGATTATTGAACCTAATGAAAAGATGATGAAAGCTATAAAGAAATATATTCCAAGAAAAGTAATGCAATACTAA